In Candidatus Melainabacteria bacterium, one DNA window encodes the following:
- a CDS encoding HAMP domain-containing histidine kinase, producing the protein MKLSLFQKGLFVIAFVLTTQIGFLVFYGWLLKQAEFLAEQEFHNKSVVGRSNWVSTLLFVNNLAGIVHLISDDPKALQIFNASKQSMPAELEGLHEVVKGDRRQSERVERSSSLISKLYSILEKAKVEDGKSSSSDALKRLTNDSLMPVWSELYNLRHEILAADFAQYKINIESIPKARLQRDNAVFILVLIDIFAAAGLLYVYTHGLTSRLAILVDNANRFRSKQKLNPFVKGNDEITELDRAFHNMSESLELAQQRKQEFLSMISHDMRTPLANVQASLEFVLDGRQEKLSDSTQEWLSRAYENVDTVLSLINELLEIERIEGSGLELVYSDVRLSDLIRKAVNSVRAVAERQSITIVEPRLSVYLKCDEDRLIRVLVNLLGNALKFSPPGSTITVDCKKTKTWLEISVQDQGRGIPAKLLQEIFERYRQVNADDARKLGGSGLGLAITKAIIEAHDGKIEVSSEEGKGSRFVISLPVSLVEE; encoded by the coding sequence TTGAAACTATCACTTTTTCAAAAGGGACTCTTTGTAATCGCCTTTGTGCTGACCACGCAAATCGGTTTTTTAGTCTTCTATGGTTGGCTTTTGAAGCAAGCAGAGTTTCTGGCTGAACAAGAGTTTCACAATAAGAGCGTGGTTGGCAGAAGTAACTGGGTTTCAACTTTGCTTTTCGTCAATAATTTGGCTGGTATCGTTCATCTGATTTCGGATGATCCGAAGGCTTTGCAGATCTTCAATGCATCGAAACAATCTATGCCTGCGGAGCTTGAAGGGCTGCACGAGGTAGTGAAAGGTGATCGCCGGCAGTCAGAGCGGGTTGAGCGCAGCTCGTCTTTGATAAGCAAGCTCTATTCGATTTTAGAGAAAGCAAAAGTGGAGGATGGCAAGTCTTCCTCCAGTGACGCATTGAAGCGTCTTACAAATGACAGTCTCATGCCTGTCTGGAGCGAGCTGTATAACTTAAGGCATGAAATACTGGCGGCAGACTTTGCCCAGTACAAGATCAATATAGAATCGATACCTAAAGCTCGATTGCAACGTGATAACGCAGTATTCATCCTGGTTTTGATTGATATTTTTGCGGCGGCGGGTTTGCTTTATGTTTACACTCACGGTTTGACCAGCCGTTTGGCTATTCTTGTCGACAATGCGAATCGTTTTCGCTCAAAGCAGAAGTTGAATCCTTTTGTTAAAGGCAACGATGAAATTACGGAGCTGGACCGCGCCTTTCACAATATGAGCGAATCCCTTGAACTTGCTCAACAGCGCAAGCAAGAATTTCTTTCCATGATCAGTCACGACATGAGAACGCCCCTTGCCAATGTTCAGGCGTCGCTTGAGTTTGTTCTGGATGGACGGCAGGAAAAGCTTTCCGATTCTACGCAAGAGTGGCTCAGTCGGGCTTATGAAAATGTCGATACTGTTTTGAGTTTGATAAACGAGTTGCTTGAAATTGAGAGAATCGAAGGTAGTGGACTTGAGCTTGTATATTCAGATGTGCGCCTGTCTGACTTGATTCGCAAAGCGGTCAATTCGGTGCGCGCTGTTGCTGAACGGCAATCGATCACGATCGTAGAACCGAGGCTGTCTGTGTACTTGAAGTGCGATGAAGACAGATTGATTCGTGTGCTTGTCAATTTGCTCGGTAACGCGCTGAAGTTTTCACCACCGGGAAGCACAATTACTGTCGATTGCAAAAAGACTAAAACCTGGCTGGAGATAAGCGTTCAAGATCAAGGCCGGGGTATTCCGGCGAAACTTCTGCAGGAAATTTTCGAACGATATCGGCAGGTAAATGCTGATGATGCCCGCAAGTTGGGTGGTTCAGGTTTGGGTCTGGCTATCACCAAAGCAATTATTGAAGCGCATGACGGCAAAATTGAGGTGAGCAGCGAGGAAGGTAAAGGAAGCAGATTTGTTATCTCGCTGCCTGTAAGCCTGGTTGAGGAATAG
- a CDS encoding class I SAM-dependent methyltransferase, giving the protein MPGAARAIEETMSQAGQNVGLGAESAQIWSKGGNSLVPLAREGEQPSLSVFAPNADVPKLEIVCSDGSVMAADKRNLQGFALSEKMMTANPFRPVSHVGADLTGAWIADFKFERAKMLFSQLPAEKDATILEIGCSDGTPLPGILRRDIKYTGIDVDAESLKSLTAKFRPSGTTFATKVADAKELPITSNSQDYVYTSNTGLLLVPITNDRTILDIAAASPLEKVRSIAMEASQLRQRGIANLSEVARVLKPGGKFITEGWFSSLHEVTDWEEFRRQFRTIEILKADDGLAKLWEPFLLNGNTNPLAITAAKDQFRTLIATK; this is encoded by the coding sequence ATGCCCGGAGCCGCTCGCGCAATAGAAGAAACAATGAGTCAAGCTGGACAAAATGTCGGGCTTGGTGCAGAGAGTGCCCAGATTTGGTCCAAAGGCGGCAATTCGCTGGTACCCCTCGCGCGTGAAGGTGAGCAACCAAGCCTCTCTGTCTTCGCTCCCAATGCCGACGTTCCCAAGCTGGAAATAGTTTGTTCCGATGGAAGCGTGATGGCTGCCGACAAACGCAATTTGCAGGGGTTTGCTTTAAGTGAAAAAATGATGACTGCTAATCCATTCCGCCCTGTATCTCATGTCGGGGCCGATCTAACTGGCGCGTGGATCGCAGATTTTAAATTTGAACGCGCTAAAATGCTATTTTCACAATTGCCTGCTGAAAAGGATGCAACCATTTTGGAGATTGGTTGTTCTGATGGCACGCCGTTGCCAGGTATTCTTCGTCGAGACATAAAATACACAGGCATTGATGTTGATGCAGAAAGTTTGAAAAGTTTGACAGCAAAATTTAGACCGAGTGGTACTACATTTGCTACCAAAGTCGCGGACGCAAAAGAATTGCCGATCACTTCAAACTCACAGGACTATGTGTACACATCAAACACCGGATTGCTTTTAGTTCCTATAACTAACGATAGAACAATTTTGGATATTGCCGCAGCTTCTCCGCTCGAAAAAGTGCGCTCCATCGCCATGGAAGCCTCGCAGCTGAGACAACGTGGCATTGCAAACTTGTCCGAAGTCGCTAGAGTGCTTAAACCGGGTGGCAAATTTATAACCGAGGGTTGGTTTTCGAGCTTACACGAAGTGACTGATTGGGAAGAATTCAGGCGTCAATTTCGCACGATTGAAATTTTAAAAGCGGACGATGGTTTAGCCAAGTTGTGGGAGCCGTTTTTATTGAACGGGAATACAAACCCTTTAGCTATCACAGCGGCGAAAGACCAGTTCCGTACATTGATAGCAACGAAATGA
- a CDS encoding serine/threonine protein kinase translates to MVGGKYKILSLLGRGGVGSVYLVEHVFLKQQLALKVLDGKQVLDDAQVRRFQQEAKAAFSLDHPNLVKVQDYGVLESDQPYLVMEYIQGVNLTQFMKEHGALKPQLAAVIFAQLCAGMAHAHRKSVIHRDIKPSNIMLVESVMPGTPGSAKIVDFGIAKLTRDEDGEIQSLTRTGEIFGSPLYMSPEQCAGGKIDQRTDLYSLGCAMFESLTGMPPHVGANALSTMIMHVDEKAPRLSDKSIADFPEKLERIVDKLLKKDPSERYQNFDDVAADLTNLYSLGLHAQPASEPKKVQPIRAKSDEIAPTSGRKIQFSLVRLSLCLGLAAVVSSLATTGFVFSTRSVGVKKATRANAQNAGVTQHPNADSGNSSSVNADSAGELPVDEVDNVVNRDAIIKDKFSAARKIASEIETTGRFKGMRKFVFPKISIGFVIDDSKKKRPAQDTQYFSPDVPLTLAVGGYNLEAFNHPEVFQKIAPNEFLHLTITAPADQNVNDDTSLPYQEEASKTASILAAFASSDRLATLELSGLSLSKDVLDSMDRMSGLKSFSIFSPPTVDFSGRKHEVFERLADVAIVTVPKPTEIIRQLYGSRHLTHLLIILSKPVPNYLAGLGSCPKLELVSLQGGGADLSWQKDLQEIRSMRVLRLSNIPLSAEQVQGLLDKCSQLRELHLVGNLYSTLKQSGRFAKNEKVQFESTD, encoded by the coding sequence ATGGTTGGCGGAAAATACAAAATCTTATCGCTTCTTGGAAGGGGTGGTGTCGGGAGTGTTTATCTGGTCGAACATGTTTTCTTGAAGCAGCAACTTGCCCTCAAGGTCCTCGATGGCAAGCAGGTTCTGGACGATGCCCAGGTGCGTCGATTTCAACAAGAAGCGAAAGCGGCTTTCTCTCTGGATCATCCTAATCTGGTAAAAGTTCAAGATTATGGCGTGCTTGAAAGTGACCAACCCTACCTGGTGATGGAGTACATTCAAGGCGTCAATCTGACACAGTTTATGAAGGAGCATGGTGCGCTTAAACCGCAGCTGGCTGCCGTGATCTTTGCCCAGCTCTGTGCGGGAATGGCGCATGCCCACCGCAAATCAGTCATTCATCGCGATATCAAACCAAGCAATATTATGCTTGTTGAAAGTGTCATGCCGGGCACTCCGGGGAGTGCGAAGATCGTCGACTTCGGTATTGCCAAGTTGACACGAGATGAAGATGGTGAGATTCAATCGCTCACACGCACCGGTGAGATCTTCGGCAGCCCGCTCTATATGAGCCCTGAGCAGTGTGCGGGCGGCAAAATAGATCAGCGCACGGATCTTTATTCACTGGGTTGTGCGATGTTCGAGTCTCTGACGGGAATGCCACCACATGTGGGGGCAAATGCGCTCAGTACGATGATCATGCATGTGGACGAGAAGGCGCCGAGGCTCAGTGATAAGTCGATCGCGGATTTTCCGGAGAAATTGGAGCGGATTGTTGACAAATTGTTGAAGAAAGATCCGTCTGAGCGGTATCAGAATTTTGACGACGTGGCGGCGGATTTGACCAATCTCTACTCCCTGGGCTTGCACGCTCAGCCTGCTTCTGAGCCAAAAAAGGTACAGCCAATCAGAGCAAAGAGTGATGAAATCGCTCCAACGTCAGGGCGGAAAATTCAATTTAGCCTGGTAAGGCTGAGTCTGTGCCTTGGTCTTGCAGCGGTCGTCTCTTCTCTTGCCACTACAGGTTTTGTCTTCTCCACGCGCAGCGTCGGAGTAAAGAAGGCGACGCGCGCCAATGCGCAAAATGCAGGGGTGACGCAACACCCAAATGCGGACTCCGGTAATTCTTCCAGTGTAAACGCAGATTCGGCCGGCGAATTGCCGGTTGATGAGGTTGATAACGTTGTCAATCGAGATGCGATCATAAAAGACAAATTTTCTGCCGCAAGGAAAATTGCCTCTGAAATAGAGACAACAGGCCGATTCAAAGGTATGCGAAAGTTTGTCTTTCCGAAAATTTCGATTGGATTTGTGATTGATGATTCAAAGAAGAAGCGACCGGCTCAAGATACACAATATTTCAGTCCGGACGTACCTCTTACCCTTGCTGTAGGAGGTTACAACCTGGAGGCTTTCAATCATCCTGAGGTGTTTCAAAAGATTGCTCCTAACGAGTTTTTGCACCTCACTATCACGGCTCCGGCAGATCAAAACGTTAATGACGATACATCCCTTCCTTACCAGGAAGAGGCCAGTAAGACCGCAAGCATTCTAGCGGCGTTCGCTAGTTCAGACAGGCTAGCCACGCTGGAATTGAGCGGTCTTTCTCTCAGCAAAGATGTGCTTGATTCCATGGATCGAATGTCGGGTTTGAAGAGTTTTTCTATCTTCAGTCCGCCAACTGTTGATTTCAGTGGTCGCAAGCATGAGGTATTTGAAAGGCTTGCTGACGTGGCAATCGTAACTGTGCCCAAGCCGACTGAGATAATCCGTCAGCTTTATGGCTCCAGGCATTTGACGCACTTGTTGATAATTTTGTCTAAACCGGTTCCGAATTATCTGGCTGGTTTAGGCTCTTGTCCGAAACTCGAGTTGGTTTCTCTGCAGGGAGGCGGAGCTGACCTCTCGTGGCAAAAAGATCTGCAGGAGATTCGTTCAATGCGCGTTCTCAGGTTGAGCAACATTCCCTTAAGCGCTGAGCAGGTGCAGGGCTTGCTTGATAAATGCTCGCAACTGCGCGAACTGCACCTGGTTGGTAACTTATATTCTACGTTAAAGCAATCCGGGCGATTTGCTAAAAACGAGAAGGTGCAATTTGAAAGCACTGATTGA
- a CDS encoding response regulator transcription factor, with product MPKILLADDDVQLCNIIRGWLLQDNHNVEMVHTGLDAIERLKISEYDLVVLDITMPLMDGMQVLSDFRASGGTTPILMLTGQDSIQDKERGFDAGADDYLTKPFHGKELTARIRALLRRPPAYTGNVLTFANLKLDKNNYAVLVDSNKVSLLPKEFDLLEFFMRNPNRVFAPETILTRVWAADSEATVEAVTTCIKRLRKKIDVEGTPSLINTIRGAGYKLEFLEDS from the coding sequence ATGCCTAAGATCCTTCTTGCCGACGACGATGTGCAGCTATGCAACATAATTAGAGGCTGGCTGTTACAAGACAACCATAACGTCGAGATGGTACACACCGGTCTGGATGCCATAGAGCGCCTGAAAATCTCGGAGTACGACCTGGTTGTACTGGACATTACCATGCCCCTGATGGATGGGATGCAGGTACTGAGCGACTTCCGGGCAAGCGGCGGCACTACACCGATACTTATGCTGACGGGACAAGACTCGATTCAAGATAAAGAACGCGGCTTCGATGCCGGTGCTGATGACTATCTGACTAAACCTTTTCATGGCAAAGAGCTGACCGCCCGAATTCGTGCTTTACTTCGCAGACCTCCTGCCTATACAGGCAATGTACTGACCTTTGCCAATCTCAAGCTCGACAAAAACAATTATGCCGTCCTGGTAGACAGTAACAAAGTCTCTCTGCTGCCAAAAGAATTCGATCTGCTCGAGTTCTTTATGCGCAACCCAAATCGAGTATTTGCACCAGAAACTATACTAACCCGTGTCTGGGCCGCTGATTCAGAAGCAACCGTCGAAGCCGTTACCACTTGCATCAAGCGCTTACGAAAGAAAATCGATGTTGAAGGGACACCGTCACTGATCAACACAATAAGAGGGGCAGGGTACAAACTGGAGTTTCTCGAAGATAGTTGA
- a CDS encoding glycoside hydrolase family 2 — protein MHQKRCVKLKCIFCFCTRGFDFKRVDRMETYHMEPQLSKVDGAGHGYPRPQFARSDWVCLNGSWQFVIDHEAVVRFPKHVTFGDTTIVVPFAPETPASGVGDTSFYKAVWYRRAVDAPDLKPGERLILHFGAVDWSARVWINDHFVVEHEGGYTPFSADITDHVEPGKPFVVCVRAEDNPHDLEKNRGKQDWEEVPHGIWYPRTTGIWQTVWMEVVPSTSLQSVTWRPSIDHFTVDLALRLDGPLNERMRVVIKLAVGDDVLADVSYALTTRDVRNGELKRTIQLTELSELSDLPDGSIDRIRERYFWHPNHPNLIDAILELRDESGAVIDMVRSYTQLVKAETRGDRIFVNNCSDRLRLVLDQGYWASSGMTPPDDAAVQEDIRLIKEAGFNGVRKHNKLEDPRFLYWADRLGLFVWEELPSAYHFTDKSMVRSIRCWSEAIERDRNHGCIIAWVPINESWGVLQLPDSSLQREYQRSMYRLTRSLTGGAVVVGNDGWEMVESDIVAIHDYDADTARISRRYAPENLERLFREEKPGGRVLLLDGMTYQGKPILLTEFGGIKLSKETGSWGYSEAKTPEELACRYGELMAVVHALPVLGGFCYTEFTDVYQEANGLFWMDRTPKFSLEVMRKVTMG, from the coding sequence ATGCACCAGAAACGGTGTGTGAAGCTGAAGTGTATCTTTTGCTTTTGTACCAGGGGCTTTGATTTCAAGCGGGTTGACCGCATGGAGACTTATCACATGGAACCACAACTCTCGAAAGTTGACGGAGCTGGCCACGGCTATCCCCGTCCGCAGTTCGCTCGAAGCGACTGGGTCTGCCTCAACGGTTCGTGGCAGTTTGTTATCGACCATGAGGCGGTCGTTCGCTTCCCCAAACATGTCACCTTCGGCGATACCACAATCGTCGTACCCTTCGCGCCGGAAACGCCTGCCAGCGGTGTCGGCGATACGTCGTTCTACAAAGCTGTCTGGTACCGCCGCGCGGTGGACGCGCCCGACTTAAAACCAGGCGAACGCCTGATTCTGCACTTCGGTGCGGTCGACTGGTCAGCTCGTGTCTGGATCAACGATCATTTCGTGGTTGAACACGAGGGCGGGTACACTCCGTTTTCGGCCGACATCACTGATCACGTCGAACCCGGCAAGCCGTTCGTCGTCTGCGTGCGTGCCGAAGACAATCCACACGATCTGGAGAAGAACCGCGGCAAGCAAGACTGGGAGGAGGTGCCGCACGGCATCTGGTATCCGCGCACGACAGGCATCTGGCAGACCGTCTGGATGGAGGTCGTTCCCAGCACCTCTCTTCAGTCGGTCACCTGGAGACCCTCCATCGATCACTTCACTGTCGACCTGGCGCTGCGTCTGGACGGTCCGCTCAACGAGCGGATGCGTGTCGTCATCAAGCTCGCCGTGGGCGATGATGTTCTCGCCGATGTCAGCTATGCCCTCACCACACGTGATGTGCGCAACGGTGAGCTGAAGCGCACCATCCAACTGACCGAACTGAGCGAGCTCAGTGACCTGCCTGACGGGTCAATCGATCGTATCCGTGAGCGCTACTTCTGGCACCCCAATCATCCCAACTTGATAGACGCCATCCTCGAGTTGCGCGACGAAAGCGGTGCTGTCATCGACATGGTGCGGTCGTACACGCAGCTGGTAAAGGCTGAGACCAGAGGCGATCGGATTTTCGTCAACAACTGCAGCGATCGGCTGCGCCTCGTGCTTGACCAGGGCTACTGGGCGTCTTCGGGCATGACCCCGCCTGATGACGCGGCCGTCCAGGAAGATATCCGTCTCATCAAAGAGGCGGGTTTCAACGGGGTGCGCAAGCACAACAAGCTCGAAGATCCCCGCTTCCTCTACTGGGCAGACAGGCTTGGTCTTTTTGTCTGGGAGGAATTGCCGAGCGCTTATCACTTCACCGACAAGTCGATGGTGCGTTCGATTCGCTGCTGGTCAGAGGCGATAGAGCGTGATCGCAACCACGGCTGCATCATCGCCTGGGTGCCTATCAACGAGTCATGGGGAGTATTGCAACTGCCCGACTCTTCGCTGCAGCGCGAGTATCAGCGGTCGATGTATCGGCTCACCAGGAGCCTCACCGGTGGTGCTGTGGTGGTGGGCAACGACGGCTGGGAGATGGTGGAAAGCGACATCGTCGCTATTCATGACTACGATGCTGATACGGCGCGTATCTCGCGCAGGTACGCGCCGGAGAATCTCGAGCGTCTCTTCAGGGAGGAAAAGCCGGGTGGTCGAGTGTTGTTGCTTGACGGCATGACCTATCAAGGCAAGCCTATCTTGCTCACCGAATTCGGTGGCATCAAGCTATCCAAAGAGACGGGGAGCTGGGGGTATTCCGAAGCGAAAACGCCTGAGGAGCTGGCT
- the thrB gene encoding homoserine kinase, with translation MTANRPKFVSKFTAVYDWEQVMRRSYVVMSEPQITPATESEPPAQAGKRLTLRIPGSTANLGPGFDCFGLALSLYCRLTFTLLETRNNDTPLITFAGAIAQSSLPQDTGNLVYKILKQLWKDQSDMLDRIRIHVDSDIPLGCGLGSSAAAILGALWADNVFKDRIPTTGTLLAQASLLEGHSETLAASLMGKFVITAPSATANSIVARQLNWPSAWRTIFVVPSYRMKTEKSRSVLPKTVNHADAVWNMQRSALFISAISTCDENTLREALHDRLHEPYREALVPELGSLRRALVNQPILGCVLSAGGPSMLVIVNERHRADVLAHIEEWAAAQNDHPRVLDLRVDEDGIRQIRGF, from the coding sequence ATGACCGCAAACCGGCCCAAGTTTGTTTCGAAATTCACCGCGGTATATGATTGGGAGCAAGTAATGCGAAGATCGTACGTAGTCATGTCAGAGCCACAGATAACTCCCGCAACAGAATCTGAGCCGCCCGCGCAAGCAGGAAAGCGCTTAACTCTGCGCATTCCAGGCAGCACCGCTAATCTGGGACCCGGTTTCGATTGCTTCGGATTAGCTCTTTCGCTCTACTGCCGGCTTACCTTTACACTTCTGGAAACAAGAAACAACGACACGCCTCTGATCACGTTCGCAGGCGCCATCGCCCAGTCCAGCCTGCCACAAGATACAGGCAACCTGGTCTACAAAATCCTCAAACAACTGTGGAAAGATCAGTCAGACATGCTGGACCGAATCCGCATTCACGTTGATTCGGATATCCCGCTCGGATGCGGGCTGGGAAGCAGCGCAGCAGCTATTCTGGGAGCGCTGTGGGCTGATAATGTTTTCAAAGATCGTATTCCGACAACGGGCACATTGCTCGCTCAAGCATCCTTGCTGGAAGGGCACAGCGAGACTCTGGCAGCCAGCTTGATGGGGAAATTCGTGATCACGGCGCCTTCCGCCACTGCAAACAGCATTGTAGCCAGACAGCTAAATTGGCCTTCGGCCTGGCGCACGATTTTCGTAGTACCAAGCTATCGAATGAAGACTGAAAAGTCGCGCTCGGTACTGCCCAAGACAGTCAATCATGCCGATGCCGTCTGGAACATGCAGAGGTCGGCCTTGTTCATCTCGGCCATCTCCACATGCGATGAAAACACACTGCGAGAAGCGCTGCACGACAGACTGCACGAGCCCTATCGAGAGGCGCTGGTGCCGGAACTCGGCTCCTTAAGACGGGCCCTGGTCAACCAACCAATCTTAGGCTGTGTTCTCAGCGCCGGCGGACCTTCTATGCTCGTCATCGTCAATGAGCGACACCGAGCCGATGTGCTCGCTCATATCGAAGAGTGGGCGGCGGCTCAAAACGATCATCCTCGCGTGCTCGATTTACGCGTGGATGAGGACGGCATCAGGCAAATCCGCGGGTTCTAG